TAAAGACGCCCTTGTTTATTTGGGCATTCATTGATGTTCACAGGTCATCCGCTGTAAAAAACGCAGCCATGGCCTGTGACCAATTGCATGCTCCACTAACCATTTATTTAATAAGCGCTTGTATTTCGTTATACTGAAGTAACTTTACATGGAAACACCTTTCATCATCACGCTATTGGTATATCAAGCGGAAAGGGAGATGCTTCATGAAAGAGCGAATGAAAAACGGGATGATTTCCGCTATCATGTTTGCTGTATTTGCTGTTCTCTTTGGGTACTTTGTCGGCGGAGAGATACGGTGGGAGAACGTTACAGGTCTAGCGATAGGCGGGTTTATTTCCTGGGCCTTCATTATTCCACGGATTCGGAAACTGAGAGGAAAAAAAGAGGAGTAACAGGTCACTTAGGCAAATATTCGTCCTCCTTTAAACCAGCTATTTTTATCAACCGATCTATAGAAACTTTCAACTGCTCTCGGCCTGTTTCCTCTTTATGATGGCCGGCTCTCCTGATTATCCTTTTTCTCTATGTAGGTGATACGCGGTTCATACGTGCAACGTATGTCAAACGTCGTTTCTGAAGTCGTTATGACGTGGTGTTGAATAGAATAGATTTCCCTCCCCGGCCCCGGCTGTTCATCATACCATTCAAGATATTCCGAATCCGTGCATTTATACAAGTACCACGGCCTGTCGTCTTTTCCAACATCACCCGCCCGCGCTTTGGAAGCATGTTCAACAAAAGAACCCATCTTCACTTCCCCCGCAATTCGGAAGGACAGAACGAAATTTCCCTCGTCATACGTATCCTAATGAAAGTGCATCATACCCTTTTCGTTTTCAAAGGTAAGGATAAGACCATCTTTTGTCTCCCCCCATTCCACCTTCTCCAAATATCTCCCATGTCTATAGGCCGTCGGATTCCAGACGTGCATCTCCATAGTAGTAATGAGGGGCACCCTTTCGAATTTAATTTTTCAGAGGTTGTCCGCGTCGCAGCTGATTCTTACACCTTCCATCCCTGTTGTTTCTCATTTCATAAACGTCTTCCGCAATCACTTCTATCCTTCTTTTCGTAACATGTATGGCTCCTCCGTCGGCAAGTGCGATAAAAGGAATATTTTCTTTGTTTAAATGATGGTAAATGAATTCATCATCTTCTTTGACATAATGACACCATAACCTAGTTCCATGCAGGAGCTGAAGTGGCCTGTATTGGTTGGTTTGTCTCTGTTTAGTCGTGTAGGAAATATCACTTCCGAACAGGATGGCCCCGGCACTTTGACCAAAGATAATTCCTCCATCGTTATAGTACTGTCTTATAACCTCATCGAATCCACTCTTCTTTAATACTTCCAGCAAGGTTACACTTCTCCCTCCACTGAAATAAACCGCAGAAAAACGGGTTAAGTCCTCCCGTTTCTTATCGGCAAGGTCTGTCCACATCACGAATTCTTTTACGCCTAATGGCATAAGGATACTCTTAATATAATCGAAGCTCCTTTGATAGGATCGATGCTCTGCATCACCAGCCAAAGGGATATAGAGGATGGGTTTATCTGCATCCACCTTATTTACGAGAAACTGATATACGTCGAGGTTTTGTTCATAGCTTCCGCCGCCGGACAGGATTAAGCTTCCCAATTAATCACTCCCTCTCTTATTATTAGTTAACTCCTTAACAAGCGAATTTCTATAAATAAAGTTTCTTTTCCTCTCTCATAGCAAATTAAATGGAGACCATCTTCCCGGTTAAATCCAAAACACGAAAAAAAGAGCTGCCGAAACAGCTCTTTTACTTCTTTAAAACCGGGATCCAGATCTCGCTCCGGAACGTCGGAGCGCTCACGTCCTTCGACTCATTCCAAAGAATTTCCGGCCCCTCCTTTTGTTCATAGTTCGATGCCGGGAACCATTCCGAGTAAATCCGTCCCCAGACATCCTGCAGCGTTTCCGGAAAAGGACCGGCGGCTTCGAACACCGCCCATGTCGAGGCTTCGACCTCAAGCTTTGCGAAGGCATCGGGACACGCTTCGGTGGTCGCGACCCCTATATAGTGGTCGAGTTCTCCCTCCTCCTGCATCCTCCCTTCGGAAAAGTTCGCCGATGCACTGAGCATGCCGGATGGTTCGATGTTCGACAGCTGCTTCAGCTCCCGGATCGATGATTCGTCCAACGCTTCCCACATGGCTGCGATTTCCGGGTTGACCCCTTCGAAAATAATGGGGACCCTCTTTTTCAAACCGATGATACGGAATGCTTCTTTTTCTTCGATACGGTAGTTCATTTCCACTCCTCCTTTGATGGATAACTGGAAGGACATCGGCGGATAGGCTTTCAAGGCTTTTCCGTCCCGCTTCCCTTCAGACGGTGTGATGCCGTGCATGTGTTGAAACGCCTTGGCAAAAGCGTCGGGGGAGCCGTACCCGTAGCGGAGAGCTACGTCGATGACCTTGGCACCGCCCTCCCTCAACTCAAAGGCTGCAAGCGTCAGCCGCCTGCGCCGGATATATTCCGAGAGTGGGATGCCTGCAAGGAAGGGAAACATTCTTCGGAAATGGTATTCCGAACATTGTGCTATTGCCGCCACTTCCTTCATGTCGATCTCCCCGGTCAGGTGTTCCTCGATATATTGGATTGCGTTGTTCATAGCGTTGAGCCTATCCACTGGCATGACCTCCTATAGACTTAGAATAACAGGTCGGGATGCGGAGTACCCGACTTTCGGTGCACGATTTGGACGGTACGCACCGATACTATTGATTGATTCATCAATCAATATAAGCTATAAATTACCTGCCTTCGCTTCTTCCTTCTCCTCCGTCCGAGTGAGATGCGTATCGACACGCAGAAACAGGACAAGCCCAACGGCACCGAGCACCAGATATTTCATCCCCATCACCCAGGCAGGCACGAATCCGCTTAACAGGACGCCGAGAGCGGCGACGAGCATGGCGATGTAGCCGGTGAACTGGAAAACCGCTAAGTACGAGCTTCGTTTATTATCCGGAGCCAGATCTGCAAGCATGCTCTGTTTGACGGGGATATATAACAGCTCCCCGAACGTTACGACAGCCATCAGTACGATCAGGATCCACGGAGAATCCACCACGGTAAACAGGGTGTAGCCGATCGTATAGGATATCAATCCTACCAACAGTATCGCTTTGTTCCTCCACTTTTTCACGAGCCACGTAAGGAAACCGGCAGCGAAGACGACGAGAAACGTGTTTTCCGAGCGCAGGATTCCAAGGATCAGGAACCCGTCGACCTCGACATTTATGGAAGAAAAGGAAAGCAGCGGCTGCGCTTCGATCGTTTGGACGAAGTGGATCGCCAGGAAGTTCGTCAGTTGTTCCTCGAGTGAGTATATACAGATCCCTGCAAAGAGGAGCATCAGGAATACCCGGTCCTGAAAGACGACTTTATAATTGTTCCATATCGTTGGTTGGACTTTTTGTACAGAAGGTTGCAGCTCTTGGTGAGGTTTGATGTAGGATTCTGTGATGAAGAGTTGTGTGATGACGGCAGAGAGCAGCGAGACACCGGCTATGCCGAGAAACAGCTGGAACAAGTACTGTTGAAAAAGGACGGCCCCGATCACGCCGGCAACCGCGGAGGAAATGTTCCCGACCCAGTACAACAGTGTGAATACATAGCGCCGGTGTTCACTGGAGGTCACATCGAGCACCATCGCTTGGGAGACCGGACCGATCAGCCCGCCGAAGAACATCCCGAAAATAAAGAAGCTGTAGGTGAGATACGGCGCGTCCAACCACGGGGAATTCAGCCAGGCAATGATAAAAAAAGTGAAAGCGGAGCCGATTTCTGCCCAAACCATCAAGCGCTTGCGCCCGATCCGGTCTGAGTAGAAGCCGCCGATGATGCCGCCGGCGATTCCTAAGAATACAAGGCTTGCGACCATCAGACCCGTCACCGTCTCGCCGACCTTCTGAGCGAAATATACCGTTAAGAAAGGAAGCACCATCATGTTGGAGAACTGGGTGATGAATTGCGTGAATACCCTGATCTTCACATTCGGGTGCAGCTGTTTAAAGGACATGCCCTCTCCCCTCTTCATAAGGATCTCGGCCCGAACAGCAGGTAGGCATGGCGGGTGAACATATCCCACGCCTTACGGTCGTCCGCTGTCTCCGTGAAAGTCAGGCGCGCACCGTTGACGTAGGCAAGGTATGTATCACTGACGTCATCCGGCTCCAGTTCCATCAACTCCCCAAGCTCCTGCCCTTTGACGATCAACGGACGAAGCGCATTCCGCAGCTGAACGGCAAATTGGTCGAGCTCCATGAATAAATCAGGAAATCGTTCCCGCTGGGCAATCACATACTGCAGCAGACGTACATAGACCGTTTGCTGAGCGAAGAAATTAACGTGCTGCTCGATCAGTTCGCGGATCTGCACGGTCGGCTCTTCCGACGGTTCCGGTGAAGCGAGCATCACCGCCTTCACTTCCTCCAACGGCTCCAGGACAGAAGCGTGGAAAAGCTCCTCCTTGTTTTCAAAATAAGTAAACACCGTACCGAAGCTTACCCCGGCAGCCTTTGCCACCTCTTTGATCGTCGCATTGGAGTACCCATTCATAGAGAACATCTGGATCGCAGCTTGAAGGATCCGTTCTCTCTTTTCTGCAGACTTCTGCATCGCCATAAGTGTCCACTCCTTTTTCCATAGTTATTAATGATTGATTGATTAATCATTATTGTATTGGATAAAATTGGAGTTGTAAAGCAGGAATACATATCATCCCTTAAAACAGCTCTTACACACCCTTATATTTTTCCAGGAGATTAACCGGTCACAGTAAACGTTTTCATATATTTCGATTTGAAGATGTTTATCTATATATATCAGGGGTATTACAGAACTAATACAATATACCTAAGGAGCCCTTGAATGAGATTGGAACAAGACCTTCTCCAGAGAATTGAAAACAAAGACAAAGATTCTTTAACCGAAATTTATGATTGCTACATCCAATACATATACAGATTACTTACCAGCAGAATCGATGACTCTTCCAGGGTAGAAAAGATTATAAAAGAATTATTTGAAGATATTTGGAACGATCCACAAAGCTATTCTCATGGTAAGTATTTCTCATCTACTTTAACTAAGAAATGTCTAATCCTAATCAGAGAGTAAATCATTTCCTTTCATTGAATAGCTATCTGACATAGATTCAAGGCTTGCCAATGTATATACCTATTGATATGTGCTAAAATTTAATTACCACATTCTGGTCGGGAGCAATTCTCCCGGCTTTTTTATGTATACCTATGAAAGGAGGACAGCCATGAGCGCGTGCATCTTACTTAAAGAGCGCATCGAGAAGAAAAGACGGAACATGTACAACGCCTACCTCAGCCACGCCGACTATCAAAGCATCGTCAAGATCTCGCAGGAATTGGACCACCTTCTGAACCTTTACCGGAAACATTGCCAGTAAGGACGAATACAACCACAGGCTCCGCGCATACTACATAATAAAAAGCAGATCGGAGAACAGCATGTTTAACTTTTTTCCCTATGATACGGCCGGATGGATCATGCTCGGTGCGATGGTTCTGAATTTTATTGGTATGCTTGTGCTGCTTTTTTTGGGACTGAAGGGTAAGTGAGGGTTTATGGAAGGAACGAAATGGAAAGGATGCAGATGGTGGCTCCCCAAATGAAGTGCTTTGACTGCATTCAAACCTTCATGGCGAGTCCCCCTCCAATCTTTAGTCAGAGCGCATGCTCTGGCTTTTTTTATCTGCTTCGAACGATTTACATGGTAAAATAAACCCATATTAACAGGAGGTGGTTTCCCATGAAGCCAAGAGTATCTGTCATTACGATCGGCGTCGATAACCTGGAGGAATCGCTGCAGTTCTACCGGGACGGCCTCGGCTTTCCGACGGAGGGAATTGTCGGGGAGGAGTTCGAGTATGGAGCGGTCGCATTCTTTGATTTGCAGCCTGGTCTGAAGCTTGCTTTATGGAATCGGGAAAGCATCGCTCATGAAACGAAAGTGAAAACAGGCAGCCCGAGCCCGACCGAGTTCACGCTCGGTCACAATGTCAACAGTAAAGCCGAGGTCGATGAAGTGATGGCTAAGGCGGAAAAAGCTGGTGCATCAATCACCGACCCGGCGCACGATACGTTCTGGGGTGGATACTCCGGACACTTCCAGGACCCGGACGGGCACTTATGGGAAGTCGTCTGGAACCCTGACTGGGGTGAAGTGGAATAATTGACTTCCTGTATTTAAAGAGACGACCATTTCTTTTACAGGATGGCAGGGGAAATGGGACGTTATCCAGAGCCCACTTCCGGGAAGCTCTAGTATTCCTTTGTAAGTATTCCCTCTTCCTCCTCTGCCTGGTACTGGACCATCACTTGGGCATGAGGAAGCTTAAGATCATTCTTCAAAATATCCAAAAGCTCATCGACGCTTCGCTCATCCACAGGTTTCCGCTCTCGATTGACCCATATGGACACGGAAGGAGCTGCGTCCAGCTCTTGAATAGCAGGCAGATCCGTTTCCCCTATATACTTATCCGTCACGGCCGGGTCCGCATAGCTTACCATCACCATTTCGATCTCGGTAAACCGTTTTTCCACATCCTCCATAATCAAATCAGAGAGCTCATCTTCAAAATAATTGACGGCATACGTATCCACCATTTCCTTACTGGCAGCATCCTCATAGACGGTGAAGTCGACGCCGTTCGTTGTATTCCTTACCTTGGCAGCATAATCGAATCCGTGGAAATTCCCCATGTTGTCGTACAACGTATCGTACATCTCCATCTGCCCGGAAAAATGAGCGTCCAGATACGCACCTGCCTTCTCCTTCACTTCCTCTTCTTTTCCTGCATCAGGAGTCATATCGACGATAAAAATAACGATGAGGAAACCGACGATAACTCCTGCACCTGCCATCGCAATGAGCGTCCATTTCCCTAACTTTCCCATAGAATCCTCCCCTCGCACATGTCAGAATCCTTATCGCTTATCCTTACTCTGCCTATAGTTATCGATCACCAACTTCGCCCAATCAACAACATTTGAAGGCAGTCCGTCTATCGGAAAATACCTCAGGTCGATGCTCTCTCCATCGGCCATCGCTAATTTCCCAAATGTATGCTGCGCTTCATAAATGCCGATCACGTTGTACACCTCATCGCCGTTCGGGTATTTGAAATAAAATTCCTTCCCGGACAGTTGGTCGATGAACGTGACTCTCTCCGCCCGCAGACCCGTTTCCTCAAAAAGCTCCCTCGCAGCGGTCTCTTCCAAACTTTCCCCGGGCTCCATGGCTCCGCCTGGTAATCCCCACTCCTCTGTATCAGAACGATGCTGCAGCAAAAGCTCTCCGGAATCGTTGAATACAAGCACGGTCGACCCAGGTACGATTAACGGTCTTGTTCCAATCAGCTTCCTCATCTGCATGACATAATCAGACATACCGATCACCTTTTCCTTTCCGAAATCATTCCTCTTTAAAAGCTAACCCTTTCTCTTTCAAAGCGCCCTTCAGCTTCGGTATCGACGACGGCCCCAGGCCGTGAAATTTCAAGATTTCCTCTTCCCTGTAAGCAGATAACGTCTCCAAAGACGTGATTCCATTGTTTTCAAGAGCCCTTCTGGCGGGAGCTGCCAGGATGGAGAGAAATCCGGTTTCCGGTTTTCGCTCGCTTTCACAAATCGGGCAAGTGGGACAATCGCTGCTTTTATAGTAACGATGGCCCTTCTCACAGGTTCTCTGTTCTTTATTTTCAGTCATCTTCCTGCCTCCTTTAGTTACCAGTGTACCTGCAGTTTATTGCCGTCCGGGTCATAGAAGTGGAAGTAAGCATGGCCGTTGTCTTCCCGTATCTCCTCCACCTTCACCTTGTGATCGGTCAAGTGTTGGTGAAGCTCAGCCAGCCTCGGACTTGTAAACCCGATGCTGAACGCCGCTTCCTTATTAATCGTGAAATGAGCAAACGTTTCATCATTGGTAGGCACCAAGATAAGTAGAAACGGACCATCCTCCACTTTGATGATCGCCACCGGTTCTTCCGTTATAGTCAAAAGCTCGAGCCCCAACGCGTCCGTGTACCACCGGGCGGAAGCCGTCAAATCCTTCACTGGAATCCTGACGTAGTGCACCTGTTCAATAAATGAATGACTCATCCTATCCCCTCCTTTTTTCATTTTTATTAGATTCCCACCATTCATGAAAAACTTAGGCAGAGCAATAGAAGTATCCATGGGGTTTCTTCCTTTCATGATACCATGAAAATTTTACCAAACGAACATCTTGATGGTGCTCACCAATACGATGGTATAAAAAGATGCCGGACCTCTCCATAGAGTTCCGGCATCTCCTTTCAAGCGTCAATCGAGCAATTTCCTATTGATGATCACATATACGATGGTAAGCAGCACGAGCATGGCGACTATAAGGACCGTACCTTCCCCGGCGTAGTGAACCACACTGTTGAAGATCGCAAGCAAACCTAAAGGCAGAAAAAAGCCAAGGCCCGTAACGGTGCCTAACAACGACTTATTCCGAATCATCTTCTCGTTAAAACCCGCCAGCAGCCACGTCTGTTTCTTTACTCCGACCAAAAAGGAAACCCCTAGAAGAACGATTCCGAGCAACAGCAATCCATAGTCCACGTTTTCTCCCGCCTTTCTGGGTCTATACCATATCTACGTTTTAAATCCATCCAGGTTCCAATATTTTACTTTGATGACTCAATACTTGCTTTTAGGAACAACAAAGAGGGCGATCATACCGACAAGCGAGAATAGGATAAACAAAAACGGATATCCTTCCATATCGACCAACCTTCCGGCAAGCGTCGATCCCATTACCTGCCCAAAGGCAAGCAGGACGAAAGGAACACCGATTCCGAGAGAAGGGTTGCTTTTGAATATGGAAATCCCCCATAGGATCAAAACCCCTGACATGAAAATATAGGAGCTGCCGAATAAAGCGGGGGAAAGCACACCTGCTAGTTTGTTTCCCGATAAAAACACCAATGCAAGAGACGATGCAGCTAACAGAATCACAGAAATCCGGTAGGCGCTTGCCATTCCGATTTTTTGGATGACGCCCCCGACGGTCCCGCCAAGCAGCCCCGCCGCTCCGATAATCACCCAAAACCACTCGCCCAGGTAAAGAGGGGCTGTGTCCAAATGCAGGATGTAGTCTCTGGAAAACGTCCAATAAGCAGAGCTTGCGATTCCCAATAAAGTCGCAGCAATGATCAATGGCAAGGAATGGTGCCAATTGGCTTTCTTAACTTGCACCGTCTTCTGCTTCCTCCCAATTCTCTGTTTCGGAAGTGACTTATAATTAAGGAAGCATACCAGCGCAGCGATTGCCATGAAGATGAGATAGCTGATTCTCCAATGGTCACTAAGGACAATCGCCGTCACGCCCGTAAGCGCTGTTCCGATGCTGGTGCCTGAGTTGATCCAGGAGTTCGTTTGACTCTGCTGCGTTTCTTCGATATGTTCCTGAACGATATCTGCGTATGGTGGAGAGGAAAAGCCTGTACTCAGCCCGGCTGTGAAAATACCCAGACCGAGGAGCAGGGGGTTGGCAGAAGCAGCGATCACTCCTAATCCTATGACGGACGTGAACCCGGCTGTCATCAAGATGAAGGTTGGTGTAAACCTTTGAGAGAATACCATCACTAGAACGATAGCGATACAGTAGGCTAAATAGGACAACGAAGAAATCAGACCGGAAGTGGAAGCGTTCATAGGTATCGATTCACTAATGTATGGAAGCATCAGCCCGTAACTGAAACGGGATAAGCCATACGTGACCGCTATCATCGGCAGACCGACGGATATCAGTTTATTGGCATTCATGTCGCACCTCCATTTATATAGAACGTTCATTCTAATTTAGGGTAAAAAGAAAAGGAAATAGCGACTATTTCCTTGTTTGAACTTTTATCGTATCTGCTAAATGTCCAGCACCGGCTTTCACTTTTTCTATATCAAGAATCTGAGCCATCGAAGTTATTCCTTCCAACAAAATGGAAATCTGTACACTAAGGGATTCGCCATTTTTGAAAAACCTCAAATCTTTTGCGATTTTGTCGATAAGCTTCTGCTTGTGCTCCTGCGTCAGCGACGAAATGTCTTCGTTCGCTCCGGCATACTCCTGCTTGGCCCGAAGGAACATGCAGCCATTCATCCCTTCCTCTTCCACCCATTTCAGATGGGCCTCTACGATGGAATCGATATACGCTTCCGCATCCCCATCCTTGTTGATGATAAGGTCCAGACGCATGAAATACTGCTTCTCCCTTTCCCGTAACACGGCAGCGATCAACTCTTCTTTCGATTTGAAATGATAATACATCGTCATCGTCGCTACGTCTGCCTGCTCCAGGATTTTCTTGACCCCGACAGAATGAAACCCGTGCTCATAAAATAGTGCTTCCGCTGTCTCCATGATTGCTTCTTTTTTGCTTGATTTTTTCATCGTATCATCCTTATATAGAACGTTCATTATAACTAAGGTAACACAGGCCCGACATTAACACAAACCGGGATTTATTATAAAACCCCCGATTTAAAGGTCCATCCAGATTCTTTGGCACCCTATGAACGACTCCCCTTCAAAAGAGAGTCTATACACATCAGGCATCGCAAGCTGTTTCCAGAACGAATACCCATACGCTTCGTCAAAATAATTCATGATCAGCACCATGATATTCCCGTGCGTCCCGATGACGACATTCATGTTTTCATAGTCTGCTAAGACGGTTTTCATGCCTCTGATCCCTCGTTGCTGTGCGTCCCTGTTCGACTCTCCGCCTTCCCAGCTGAAGTCCGGGTCCGCCCATACTTTTTCGATTGCCGCTTCAAAGTCAGGGGCTTTCCCTTCCGTCAACGTCCTTTCTTTAAAATCCTCGAGGAGATGCACCTCTTTCCCATGAGAAACAGCCGTTCCTTCCACGGTTTGAACCGCTCTTGCATAGGGGCTGGAAAGGACGGCATCGATTTTCTCTTTTTTTAAAAGCTCGGTCACTTTCTCTGCATCCTTGTATCCTCTTTCTGATAACGGTCGATTCCTTTCGTCTGATGTGTAGGTCGAATGGGCATGTCGTACGAGGTACAGGTTGGTCGCCATAGAAGCCTCCTTGAAATAAAAGTTTCGGCTAATAAAGTCGCTTTGTATAGCTTTCTTCTAATCTCTTTTGAATGGAATCCACATTGGATTGTGGTAACTTCGCATGGTCAAACAACATGGCAGCAGCTGATGGCAGATGGGATTTGTCCAGCCAGGAGTCAGGCTTCCACAAGCCCGAACGCAGGAAAGCTTTCGCACAATGAACAAAGCATTCTTCTACCTCCACCCCGATACCGAGGAGCGGCTTTTTCCCTTTATGGGACATGCTCTCCAGAAGCTCGTCATCTGTCACTAACGTCGCTTTCCCATTCACCCTTAACGTTTCTTCCATTCCGGGAATGAAAAAGAGAAGACCTGCGCTTGGATTGGACAGAATGTTCCGCATCGAATCGACACGTTTATTGCCGGGCCTCTCCGGTATGACAAGCTGCTTTTCATTCAGAACCCGTACAAATCCGGCCTCATCTCCCCTCGGGGAAACATCGCAGAAGCCGAATTCATCGGCAGTGGATATAACAAGGAATGGAGATTTGGAGATAAACGCAGCACAATGATGATCCAGATAGGTCAATACTTTGTTTTTAACTAAGTCACTGGGAATACCGATGATGGCCCGCAATTCTTCTTCCGTTTGAATCGTTTCTTTGAAGCGATCGTTCTCTTTCATCATTACTCCTCCCCATTGCCCGATCAGCCAAGGCGCTTTGATCGGACTCTCAATCCTTCATCAATGACGAAATAACCGAGAGCGACAGGCAAGGCAACATACATGGCGATCGTTATGTAATTGTTGGTAACGAATGCAGCGGTTAATAGGAGCGCTGTCCCGATTCCACTCTTAATCCTTTCGTTATTTTCCAATATAGAAAAACTCAAATGACTTAGTAATAATTACCAATAATTATTTCAGATTAACTACTGAAATTCAATTATTACCACAAGCTGATTCTCATATATTCCTTCATAGAGCAATCGATATCTTCATTCTCTGCTTACACATATTTACTTATCAAATACCTCTCACTTAAAAGGAAGCTGTCAGTAGCCCCCCCAAATAAAGACTAATTATACGTCACTATTCAGGGGATGGTTCTGTTTTTTTCCTTTGTGTTCTCATTCCTTAATAGAGTAAGCTAGAAGATAGATGGTATATCCATATATGTTAGGGATAGTGTTACTACATAAGGGCTTAATCAGGAACCCTAATAGGAACAACATCGAACTTGCAGAATATTTGATTTGACAGTAGAGCCTTCCGGGTAGCAGCAAACTAGTTTATCTATGAAAGATAAAGGAACTATAAACGTACAAATCTTTGATTTCCCGCAAAAATAATAAACACGAATCTTCGTGTTGAATCGGATTGAAACGGTATCAAGATCAGGGTTATCAGGATACAGTACACCTTGTTCAAGCACGGTTGAACGTGTTGACTCTTCCACCATCTCACACTCAACAGAAACCTTTCCGCCATTATTTCGGCATGCAATAATC
This sequence is a window from Bacillus sp. SB49. Protein-coding genes within it:
- a CDS encoding pyridoxamine 5'-phosphate oxidase family protein; this encodes MMKENDRFKETIQTEEELRAIIGIPSDLVKNKVLTYLDHHCAAFISKSPFLVISTADEFGFCDVSPRGDEAGFVRVLNEKQLVIPERPGNKRVDSMRNILSNPSAGLLFFIPGMEETLRVNGKATLVTDDELLESMSHKGKKPLLGIGVEVEECFVHCAKAFLRSGLWKPDSWLDKSHLPSAAAMLFDHAKLPQSNVDSIQKRLEESYTKRLY